A window of Shewanella mesophila contains these coding sequences:
- a CDS encoding cytochrome c3 family protein has product MKKLNIVLALVLGGLVSLSAQAVDQRPWHKEVIGKDCKTCHDNGIKQFPSDQACLQCHDVDDLVKQTARSEEDKWQNPHNNLHYGKDLPCQECHGEHKAKKPLCSNCHTFKFDKHKE; this is encoded by the coding sequence ATGAAAAAGTTAAATATTGTACTCGCGCTGGTCTTAGGTGGCTTAGTGAGTCTGTCTGCTCAAGCGGTCGATCAACGCCCTTGGCACAAAGAGGTGATCGGCAAAGATTGCAAGACATGCCATGACAATGGCATCAAGCAGTTTCCGTCTGACCAAGCCTGTTTGCAGTGTCATGATGTGGACGACTTAGTCAAGCAAACTGCGCGTAGTGAAGAAGATAAGTGGCAGAACCCACATAATAACCTTCACTATGGAAAAGACTTACCTTGCCAAGAGTGTCATGGTGAGCATAAAGCTAAAAAGCCATTATGCAGCAACTGCCATACATTTAAGTTTGATAAGCACAAAGAGTAA
- a CDS encoding flavocytochrome c — protein sequence MSNIDLLGRRNFIKGLGAAAGVAMASPAMAVSEKADGVKWDKEVEVLIIGSGFAGLAAAIEATRKGAKDVHIFEKMAYFGGNSAINGGLFAAPGTPMQKKEGVQDSVDRMVADQLKSGRGIADEALLRHVASHAVEALQLTMDAGAEFHPYLQQLGGHSVARTYQTSVSCGAGITQPLYKECKRIGVNTHNRSKFEGFLVGDKGEVVGVKMRQNYHFGEDQPGKVLNIRAKRGVIMATGGFAQNVDLRMAQDPTLTSEVGCTNAPGATGEGMYEMFRLGAIPVHLAHIQSGPWASPDEGGFGYVSNYSIYNFPHSMAVNRLTGKRFMNEIADRKTRADAELACRDEKGNALPPILITSYKDSKKHPNTKKVIKYNVGWKFDTIEELAKHFDVPLKPLKAQIEEYNSYVKSGEDKQFGKNMTKAKDKFIEAPFTVVRLWPKVHYCQGGVQVNTKAEVKDSFTGKPIPGLYAAGEVCGGIHGVSRLGSCSIPECMVMGMTAARSVMKA from the coding sequence ATGAGCAATATAGATCTGCTAGGACGCCGTAATTTCATTAAAGGTCTAGGTGCCGCTGCGGGTGTAGCAATGGCATCGCCTGCAATGGCGGTTTCTGAGAAAGCTGACGGTGTGAAATGGGACAAAGAAGTCGAAGTACTGATCATTGGTTCAGGCTTTGCCGGTTTAGCGGCTGCGATTGAAGCAACGCGCAAGGGCGCGAAAGATGTGCATATCTTCGAGAAGATGGCTTACTTCGGCGGTAACTCTGCCATTAACGGTGGCTTGTTTGCGGCGCCTGGTACGCCAATGCAGAAAAAAGAGGGTGTACAAGACTCGGTCGATCGTATGGTTGCCGATCAGCTAAAATCTGGTCGTGGTATTGCCGATGAAGCCTTGTTGCGTCATGTGGCATCACACGCTGTCGAGGCATTGCAATTGACCATGGATGCTGGTGCTGAATTCCATCCGTACCTGCAACAGCTCGGTGGTCACTCAGTTGCTCGTACTTATCAAACATCAGTGAGCTGTGGTGCAGGGATTACTCAACCACTTTATAAAGAGTGTAAGCGCATTGGTGTTAACACCCACAACCGTTCTAAGTTTGAAGGCTTCTTGGTGGGCGATAAGGGCGAAGTGGTTGGCGTTAAAATGCGTCAAAACTATCACTTTGGTGAAGACCAACCCGGTAAAGTACTAAATATCCGTGCTAAGCGTGGCGTGATCATGGCCACAGGTGGCTTTGCTCAAAACGTTGATTTACGTATGGCACAAGATCCAACCCTGACCTCTGAAGTGGGCTGTACTAACGCACCTGGCGCGACGGGTGAAGGTATGTACGAAATGTTCCGTTTAGGCGCAATTCCAGTGCATCTTGCACACATTCAGTCTGGCCCTTGGGCATCACCTGATGAAGGTGGTTTTGGTTATGTATCTAACTATTCTATCTATAACTTCCCTCATTCAATGGCGGTTAACCGCCTAACGGGTAAGCGTTTCATGAATGAAATCGCCGACCGTAAGACCCGTGCCGATGCAGAGCTTGCTTGTCGCGATGAAAAGGGTAATGCACTGCCTCCAATTTTGATCACCAGCTATAAGGATTCTAAGAAGCATCCAAATACCAAGAAAGTGATTAAGTACAACGTGGGCTGGAAGTTCGACACCATTGAAGAGTTAGCTAAGCACTTCGACGTGCCTTTGAAACCGCTTAAAGCGCAAATTGAAGAGTACAACAGCTACGTTAAGTCTGGCGAAGATAAGCAGTTCGGTAAGAACATGACTAAGGCCAAAGATAAGTTTATTGAGGCGCCATTTACTGTCGTTCGCCTATGGCCAAAAGTGCACTATTGCCAAGGTGGTGTGCAGGTGAATACCAAGGCCGAGGTGAAAGATAGCTTCACTGGTAAGCCGATTCCTGGTCTGTACGCGGCCGGTGAAGTGTGTGGTGGTATTCACGGCGTGAGCCGTTTGGGTAGCTGCTCAATTCCTGAGTGTATGGTAATGGGTATGACGGCTGCACGCAGCGTCATGAAAGCCTAA
- a CDS encoding LysR family transcriptional regulator, with protein MELEEIYRQDLSLLIALQILVEECSVTKAAKRLHLSQSATSRILSRLREMLGDPLFSRVGQQLVPTQYALDCYQQLQGPTGELLQLLTPKAFIAEHCRQKFTIAATDFAIQGLLPFILPKIYQLAPNISIEIIPVQHQNLQTQLSLQGADMAICRAIGQTEQLQHTPLGRVGVSCLVSSKHPLADQEVALQDYLHYPHATIAISDGVKAIVDSAIEQFPPRIELLRTPNLDSALALLELHPLIITLPEGLAEMAATRHRLRVKPLPFKIAALNYNLFWHGRYEIDSGQRWLRQLVVNLIRPLLGMETAD; from the coding sequence ATGGAACTTGAAGAGATCTATCGCCAAGATCTAAGCCTGCTTATTGCACTGCAGATTTTGGTCGAAGAGTGCAGTGTTACTAAAGCAGCAAAACGGCTGCATTTAAGCCAATCCGCCACCAGCAGAATATTAAGTCGTCTGCGAGAGATGCTTGGTGATCCCCTGTTTTCTCGGGTGGGTCAGCAATTGGTGCCAACCCAATATGCCCTCGATTGTTATCAGCAATTACAGGGCCCCACGGGAGAGTTGTTACAGCTGCTAACCCCTAAGGCTTTTATTGCCGAACACTGCCGACAAAAGTTCACTATTGCCGCAACCGATTTTGCCATACAGGGGTTATTACCCTTTATTTTACCCAAGATCTACCAGCTAGCGCCTAATATTAGTATTGAGATCATTCCTGTACAACATCAAAATCTACAGACGCAACTCAGTTTACAAGGGGCCGATATGGCGATCTGTCGCGCCATTGGCCAAACGGAGCAATTACAACATACCCCACTAGGGCGGGTAGGTGTCAGCTGTTTAGTATCAAGCAAACACCCATTGGCAGATCAAGAAGTGGCACTGCAAGATTATCTACACTATCCCCATGCCACCATTGCCATTAGTGATGGCGTTAAAGCGATTGTGGACAGCGCAATCGAGCAGTTCCCCCCTAGAATCGAACTGCTGCGCACGCCGAATTTAGACAGTGCGTTAGCCTTACTAGAGCTACATCCTTTGATTATTACCTTGCCAGAGGGGTTAGCCGAAATGGCGGCGACAAGGCATAGATTACGGGTCAAACCACTGCCGTTTAAGATCGCGGCACTCAACTACAACTTGTTTTGGCATGGGCGCTATGAAATCGATAGTGGCCAGCGCTGGCTGAGGCAGCTAGTAGTAAACTTGATACGACCACTGCTTGGGATGGAGACAGCTGACTAA
- the acuI gene encoding acrylyl-CoA reductase (NADPH) codes for MFNALVLTQHDKQTQAEVRQLSLSDLPEGDVLVDVSYSSLNYKDGLAVTGLGKIIRQFPMVPGIDFAGVVSESADPRYKVGDEVILTGWGVGENHWGGMAQKARVKADWLVPMPKGCDAAKAMMIGTAGLTAMLCVQALQQAGVKPDAGDILVTGASGGVGSVAVTLLAQLGYRVVASSGRVEVNGELLKQLGASDVIDRSELEQEGRPLDKQRWAGVVDTVGNKVLANALSQINYGGSAAICGLAGGFALPTTVMPFILRGVNLLGVDSVSCPYEKRMSAWEQVISLLPDSFYEQACQTVSLEAVPECAANIVKGKVTGRILVKV; via the coding sequence ATGTTTAACGCACTCGTTTTGACCCAGCATGATAAGCAGACCCAAGCAGAAGTTCGTCAATTATCCCTATCGGATTTACCCGAAGGTGATGTACTGGTTGATGTTAGCTATTCATCACTCAACTACAAAGATGGTCTAGCGGTGACGGGGCTTGGCAAAATCATCCGTCAGTTTCCTATGGTGCCAGGGATCGATTTTGCTGGCGTGGTGAGCGAGTCGGCCGACCCTCGTTACAAGGTGGGTGACGAGGTGATTCTCACAGGTTGGGGCGTGGGCGAAAATCATTGGGGCGGTATGGCGCAAAAGGCAAGAGTCAAAGCCGATTGGTTAGTTCCTATGCCAAAAGGTTGTGATGCAGCTAAGGCGATGATGATAGGTACTGCAGGTTTAACCGCCATGTTATGTGTGCAAGCGTTGCAACAAGCTGGCGTGAAGCCTGACGCTGGCGACATATTAGTGACTGGCGCTAGCGGCGGTGTAGGCTCAGTGGCGGTGACCTTACTTGCGCAGCTGGGTTATCGCGTGGTGGCAAGCTCGGGTCGAGTCGAGGTTAACGGCGAGCTACTTAAGCAGCTTGGTGCCAGCGACGTTATTGATAGAAGTGAACTCGAACAAGAGGGGCGTCCACTGGATAAGCAACGCTGGGCGGGGGTTGTCGATACCGTGGGTAACAAGGTGCTTGCCAATGCGTTGTCACAGATTAACTATGGTGGCAGTGCCGCTATTTGTGGTTTAGCGGGTGGCTTTGCGCTGCCAACGACGGTAATGCCATTTATTCTACGTGGCGTTAATCTACTCGGTGTTGACTCTGTATCTTGTCCCTATGAGAAACGAATGAGCGCTTGGGAGCAAGTGATTAGCTTGTTGCCTGACAGTTTTTATGAGCAAGCTTGTCAAACTGTCTCCTTGGAAGCGGTACCAGAATGTGCTGCTAATATCGTAAAAGGCAAGGTTACTGGACGTATTTTGGTTAAGGTTTAA
- a CDS encoding sigma-54-dependent Fis family transcriptional regulator, with protein MTIASPTQGWLSDSWSRSQGAGLRETDRPQEKRLNRDALAERHYAHKQLIELMQQHALPLFNQLMAHSQSRLILSDPEGYVLHHWGVSKYSDKLANIALDIGVNWHEQYRGTNAIGTALTAKQVVSVIGEQHYIRQHRFMSCTASPIFAPNGEIIGAIDITSEQQRHTQQTLLLISSLVQQVETALLCHLPGSHYRIDLAEQPSLIASGWQGIVVANAEGKILGCNPMAKKLLHSARVGDDVRQYLGQEWNSGEPISHHQRLHLKTQQLVPTPKTHLVSQQIGVRFRDSILERAWQQANKVVSRNIPLLIFGETGVGKEQFVNKLHRQSQRANRPLVAVNCAALPAELVESELFGYQAGAFTGASRNGYEGKIRQADGGFLFLDEIGEMPLATQSRLLRVLQEREVVPVGGNRSYKVDIQVVAATHADLQGLVRGGQFREDLYYRLNGLQVSLPPLRKRADIERIIHKLHKRYRIAPQRLSPELLASLLRHSWPGNLRELDNLMQVACLMADGEEVLCWHHLPDALQQQLGQTKQDEPQSEACESELALMVNANIVATFHRFNGNVSQCAKHLGISRNTLYRKLKLIGLKP; from the coding sequence ATGACGATCGCTTCACCGACACAAGGTTGGCTATCTGACTCTTGGTCTCGTAGTCAAGGTGCGGGGCTCAGAGAGACGGATCGACCTCAAGAGAAACGCCTCAATCGCGATGCACTTGCCGAGCGCCACTATGCTCATAAGCAGCTTATTGAGTTAATGCAGCAGCATGCCTTACCTCTGTTTAATCAGCTAATGGCTCACAGCCAAAGTCGGCTTATCTTGTCTGACCCAGAAGGCTATGTGCTGCATCATTGGGGTGTAAGCAAATACTCAGATAAGCTTGCCAATATCGCACTGGATATCGGTGTTAATTGGCACGAGCAGTACCGTGGTACTAATGCTATCGGCACCGCATTAACCGCCAAACAAGTGGTGTCAGTGATTGGCGAACAACACTATATTCGCCAACATCGCTTTATGAGTTGTACCGCCAGTCCCATCTTTGCACCAAACGGTGAGATCATAGGGGCGATAGATATCACCAGCGAACAGCAGCGTCATACCCAGCAAACCTTACTCTTGATCTCTAGCTTAGTGCAGCAGGTTGAGACGGCGCTCCTATGTCACTTACCTGGTAGTCATTACCGTATCGATCTGGCGGAGCAGCCATCGCTTATCGCCTCTGGTTGGCAGGGAATCGTGGTCGCTAATGCCGAGGGTAAGATTTTAGGCTGTAATCCGATGGCGAAAAAGTTACTTCATAGCGCTAGAGTCGGTGATGATGTTCGTCAGTACTTGGGGCAGGAGTGGAACAGCGGCGAACCGATCTCTCACCATCAACGCTTGCATCTCAAGACCCAGCAACTCGTGCCCACGCCAAAGACTCATTTAGTGAGTCAGCAGATAGGTGTGCGTTTTCGCGATTCGATTTTAGAGCGGGCTTGGCAGCAAGCGAACAAGGTGGTGAGTCGTAATATTCCGCTACTGATCTTTGGCGAAACGGGTGTAGGCAAGGAGCAGTTTGTTAACAAGCTTCACCGCCAAAGTCAGCGTGCTAATCGGCCTTTAGTGGCCGTTAATTGTGCCGCGCTACCCGCAGAGCTGGTGGAGTCTGAACTTTTTGGCTATCAAGCAGGGGCATTTACTGGCGCGAGTCGCAATGGTTATGAGGGTAAGATCCGCCAAGCCGATGGTGGCTTTCTGTTTCTCGATGAGATTGGTGAGATGCCGCTCGCCACTCAGAGTCGTTTATTGCGGGTATTACAGGAGCGAGAAGTGGTTCCCGTAGGAGGCAATCGTAGCTATAAGGTCGATATTCAAGTGGTCGCAGCCACACATGCCGATCTGCAAGGGCTAGTGCGCGGGGGGCAGTTTAGGGAGGATCTTTATTACAGGCTCAATGGTTTGCAGGTGAGTCTACCGCCCTTAAGGAAACGCGCCGATATTGAGCGGATTATCCATAAACTGCATAAACGTTATCGTATTGCCCCGCAGCGATTATCTCCCGAGTTACTCGCGAGTTTGCTACGCCATAGTTGGCCGGGCAATTTACGCGAGTTAGATAACCTGATGCAGGTTGCCTGCCTGATGGCTGATGGCGAAGAGGTGCTTTGCTGGCATCATCTTCCCGATGCATTGCAGCAACAATTAGGGCAAACCAAACAAGATGAACCACAATCAGAGGCTTGCGAGAGTGAATTAGCCCTCATGGTTAACGCTAATATTGTGGCGACCTTTCATCGGTTTAATGGCAATGTTAGCCAGTGTGCCAAGCATCTGGGGATTAGTCGTAATACTCTGTATCGCAAACTTAAGTTGATTGGGCTTAAACCTTAA